From the Aquitalea magnusonii genome, one window contains:
- a CDS encoding TetR/AcrR family transcriptional regulator has translation MKDEAASSAGSAVACDKASVVLQAATTVFLQHGFSAATTDMIQREAGVSKATVYARFANKEALFAAVIQQECAKLMSTIRSIDARSHGLRATLSDIGTDYLNIILSPTGIALYRVIVAEAPRFPDLARQFYLAGPKVVADLLAQQIAVFVEEGQLQLKGMGLADVTKLFVSLLRHEAQFELLTHPASRPSAAQVDHWVGLAVTTFLLAFQS, from the coding sequence ATGAAGGATGAAGCCGCCAGCAGTGCCGGTTCGGCTGTGGCTTGTGACAAAGCCAGTGTGGTATTGCAAGCAGCAACGACGGTGTTTTTACAGCATGGTTTCAGCGCAGCCACCACCGACATGATCCAGCGTGAAGCCGGGGTGTCCAAGGCCACGGTCTATGCGCGCTTTGCCAACAAGGAGGCGCTGTTTGCCGCGGTCATCCAGCAAGAGTGCGCCAAGCTGATGAGTACCATCCGCAGCATAGATGCAAGATCACATGGCTTGCGTGCCACACTTTCGGATATCGGTACCGATTATCTGAACATCATCCTGTCACCCACCGGCATTGCCTTGTACCGGGTCATCGTGGCGGAAGCACCACGGTTTCCTGACTTGGCGCGCCAGTTTTATCTGGCAGGCCCCAAGGTGGTGGCTGATTTGCTTGCACAGCAGATTGCGGTTTTTGTGGAGGAAGGTCAGCTACAACTCAAGGGCATGGGCTTGGCGGATGTCACCAAGCTATTTGTCAGCTTGCTGCGGCATGAGGCGCAGTTTGAACTGCTCACGCATCCGGCATCACGACCATCGGCAGCGCAAGTCGACCATTGGGTGGGGCTGGCGGTCACTACGTTCTTATTGGCTTTCCAAAGCTGA